One Littorina saxatilis isolate snail1 linkage group LG11, US_GU_Lsax_2.0, whole genome shotgun sequence genomic window, ttttgcccaattgaccaatggaaatccacgtaacatatgaaatagcaatatttatCTATGTCGAGTCGGATATCAGATTCCTATACTGACTGTGTGATGCGTACTTCCATTATCGGCAAGCAATTCCAATAAACTAGTTCACATAATTatctaaagaaaaaaacaaagtttaaaacaaaactTGTTTCAGCATGGTCTGTTTTAactcatttgtgtgtgtgtgtgtgtgtgtgtgtgtgtgtgtgtgtgtgtgtatgttcgtgtatgtgtgtacgtgtgtgtgtgggcttgcttgcgtatatatgtgtgtgtgtgtgtgtgtgtgcgtgttcgtgtgtgtgtgtgtgtgtgtgtttgtgtgtgtgtgtgtaattgttgcCATGTTTGAATATTATAGGCATGCATGCGTACGAGGGATTTAGGATATGTTCACTGTTGGTATTATAACGACGTAAATGATTCGGTGATATTGATAGCTGTGCATTAGGCACgcatgataacacacacacacacacacacacacacacgcttcttTCATTCTATCTTTCGGCATACTCCCTCTCGCTGGCAAGAGTTAAACTGCTTTTGTTCAAATATCATTTATTTGAAGTTCTTATATTAAATATCAGGTGTGTTTTAGAGACATTACAAGACACATTTTCCTCCCCCAAAAAGAcgaataacaaaaaaaaattatcaAACATCACACATCCGCACTTGAGTCAGTAGTTGAAACAacatcaaactcaaacacaccAGAACCACTGATGGGAAACTCTCCGGACCCGCCAGTGATGGGAAATCCGCCCGCTCCTTCACCAGAAGGGAAACCTCCAGAACCACTAATTGGGAATACCCCAGAACCACTAATGGGGAATTGACCATTGCCACCCATTGGAAAACTACCAGAACCACTGATTGGAAAACCTCCTGCCACACCACAAGTGAAACCACTGTATCCTTCAAAAGGGAATCCAGTGAAACCTACAATTGGGAATCTCCTGAAACCTTCGTGTGCAAACCCGCCAAATCCTCCCCAGGGATATCCATTCAACCATCTGAAGCCAGGAAAACCCTGCAGTAATAAAAAGGCAATGGTTATCCTCGCAATCATATTTGGCAAAGATAATGTTTTACTTGGGGTACGAAACCCTATGCAATATATTTTTGCCGAGCTTATACAGAAAATATATCATTATCTTATCTTTTGCATCAACAAGTAATCATTTTGAATGGGATGTGCAATAAGAAAAGAATACAGAGAATAGTCTTCCATCGCGAATACAAAAAAGCATCGTTGTGCCATTTATTCTGAAACATCAGAGATGGAGAGATTAATATGTACTTACATATCCACTACATCCACCACTCCAGCCACGACCTTGACCTCGACCTTGACCCTCATGGTTTCCGTTCAGTCTCCACTGCATGACAAGAATAAGTTAAATTTCGTTACTGAAATGGTTTTgctagaaagaagaaaaaaacatcaatCGTAAACCTATTAGTGGCGagttaaccttcaccggataacgctttggactacacagtccggataaTGTGGGACGTGTACAACCCATTCGTTCTAAAGAAGAATTCGACGTAAAAAGTCTGGGTCGTACACAACCCACGTCCTCCGAATAGGGTTAAACTCTTTACCGCCTCTTttcagagtatgggtcgtacacgcgGACCCACGCCATCCAGATGGGGATACACAGTAAAAGGCAttctttaattccatatgggtcgtccacgacccacaaaATCCGGAATTTGTAGTTTAAGCgacgtcattgtttatttgtttgtttacaaagataattgTTTACACATTGTTCGATGGGAAGGTGTTACGGTGTTTGTGGATGACGTGAAGTCTCAATCAAACACTCCTAATATTGTTAGAGATACAGACACGTTTGTGAGGCTCAGGGTCGTCCACGACCaacgaagcacggtgaaggttaaaacaAAATTGACAATATCTCATCTACCGAAGAACCCGTTTGCTAATCAACCATCCAATTAACCATCAATTCAACCGAACACCATTCAACTAAGAAACCACACCGAggaaccaaccaacaaaccaaccaacaatcAAAGGACATGCCCCTAACGAAGATATGTGACCccccaccacggaatgagtcgcatgtcatctttgcatgatttttatatttttacattttcctaaagagtgtgttatgctctatccagtggtaaaaaccgttttagaaaagagcaaaaacttttcgagttataagcctgtgactgaggtgaccctcacacttttaCGTCCCCCCGGACTTCtattaagcccagcgcagaaccgcgcgaggtgacatgcgactcatttcgtggtggagggtcacatattattcTTCAGTTTCGATTGACTAATTCGAGTCTAGTGTACATTTTCCTTGGGATTGTTTTCATAATGTGCAGACCATCTGATGTTAACGATACAATATCAGTAGTTTCCGTCTTCTctcggtttttgtgtgtgccctgtattcttcctttagaaaaaaaagaaagaaaaaaaatactcaCACTGCGGGGATGGTTTTGCGGTTGCTGATCAAAGTATGTAGAATCCTTATTATACTCATCAGCTACAACAGCCGTCAAACACAACGCAAACATCGCCAGCTGTGTCATCTCTGCTGGTACGTTACTtactgaaaaaaaaccccatcAACATCGTAGTCGGTTCAGGGCACTTTCATAAACCATTGACATTAATGCAACTATGCAAGTTCACGAAACGCTCAAAACATAGATACATACACAATATTAGCGTGCGTGTTTTGGTTAAGGAAATAACCGGTAACAATATATATGTTTCGTCAATGTCgatagtagggggcatagtaggtagtgggctgcgcccgttagctcgggacagacccactactgaacaccgtcgaagtgactcagcagaagtgcagtgtcatcttccgagggtagcccaccgcagcgacccgacatcccccccccccccccaggagcgtctgtaaaatcgacaagtctggcagcggaacgaaattcagatgtggatggagtaGTGAAAGCagggtgtgagagcacaacgggacaaggaacaggtgtaaagaaagggggggggggggggagaaaaacaaatctgtttCACTTCACACGAAGGTTCTCTAGCTCAGAACATAGAGGCACGTTGTTTAGACCTCGTCAACGATCATTCTCGAAACTGCTGTCTACCTAAgcaaaatctttaaaaaattgGTCGATGGGAAGGTTTTATGTTTGAGGattacatagacatagacatagacatagacatagaacactttattatctcaacgaggagaaactcaggtgtggtgtattctgcattacaataaacaacataaaaggtAAGAACATAAATGaaatatcgaggcacaaataGTCCACTCATAATAGTCAAGATTAGAATTCAAAAGGGTACATCGAGGGCGCGCAGCTTAAGGAGTCCAGTCGCATGTCCTCCGCAATTCTGTTTTGTCCGAAGAAGTAAAATGGTTCTATCTGATGCCATCTGAGCTTAGAGATTGCCACGGAATCATCTTACCAAATTCACAAGTAGAAAAACATCTCTTTTTTTTAGCACGAGGGGGTTAcacgtcccccccccccattcccaccacccctccccctggGTCCACTGCTGCCCTGATACTCTTGATTCAAAATATTATTCTGTCACTGATGTTTTTAGATCTATAAacaagggtccctgcctgaccGTCattatatttagaaggtcacctaGGACCAGTCCTGATTGGCCAAATAGCCAAGTGGGACACTGCCATGGTAATAATACATACCATATATATTATTTAGATGGCAATCaagaaacaacaaccacaaccacaaccacagcaacaacaacaacaacaacaacaacaacaaaaacgtttgGTTATTTACCAGGAATGCATACCCCAACAAACACAATTATAAATCATATTttgttgatagcaaaaatgtgtatcagcaagtttagatatggtaggcctattgattTAAATACAATGTTTAATTGCGAATTAGGGTTGAGACGTTTGAGTATTCTGTAAATGAAAATGATTAAGTATATGTGCATATGCgtatgtatgcgtgtgagtGGATTCATGATTATGTTGATGTCGCAAATTTTGACACCGCAGACACAACCGCATAGATAAATACATTCTTGTCCATTTATGTATTGTAAGAATTTGCGCCAAAAGTAAATGTTAAATGTGCTGTGCCACagattaatgtacagttaaacatacagataccaagtgtgttatataatgttattgtttatcgattaaaagggcacgcttaagcgtcttcccaaaagtaaaaaaaaaataaaaaaataaaaataaaaataaggatCCCAAATTACTGGAGTATTTAATGATTGTGCTAATAAAAACATCAATGAATGTTGCatattgctaaaaaaaaaagaagaaaaaaaaagaagaaaaaaacgtcgacgacgacgacgacgacgacaacaccaacaccatcaCCACGTTTTGGACTTTCAAGCATGGCGCTTCCGTTGCCTTTTTATACTTTCCAATGATGATTGACTGTTAATAACTGACGTGAGACCCGCTGAAAGATATGAGACAGTCCTAAATACCTCGCGCAGTGTTGCATGACATCCAATATTTGCGATATGTCACACATTGCAATATGTCACTcattgacacacatacacacacacacacacacacacacacacacacacacacacaccacacccacccacccacacatacacacacacacatgcacccacccacatacacacacactcacacacacacacacacacaatacaatacaatacaatacaatacaatacaatacaataatctttattcatctctaaaagagaaattacacgcttgactgtgtgtctgcaaaatatatcaaccaatcaatcaatcaaccatgcatgtagcAACATTCACATCGCATACTCACATCATATCGCCACACGCAAACACTGTACCCACACACCTACTAAAACAAGCCTAAAAATAGAAGCAATGCATTGCCTGTTATAAAaattatatcacattatcatcttatcacacacacacacacacacgcacacacaaatgcacacacacacatacacatacacacacatacacacacactgcacacacacacacacacacacacacacacacacacacacacacacacacacacacacacacacacacacacacacacacacacacacacacatacatgataTTCGTTATTCTCCTTCTCAATTTCTGCCTGTGTGTTTGGctgtttgcttgtctgtgtgtatttctgtttgtctctctgactgtctgttagTTAatcagtctgtgtttctgtcccactctctcgttctctcattCGCATGCGTTTCCTTCCTGCCACAGGTGCCAACGAACAAAGGGACACAATTaagatttgtaaaatgtttgaGCTACCGGCACATGCTTATGTCCCCttgaaaacaaaacactggAAAAACTGTAAGGCAAATAGAACTCGATGAGCAATATATCCTGACAGTTCAATTCGTGCTTTAGCCTGAAACAGGTTGCATGGACATTAATCACTGATGGATATCCGGTACTTTACCTGTTGAAATTCAAAAGGGTGTATAGAAACCTTCAACTACAACTTTCTTGTCATTTTACCTCCAAAACAGCGTGGACAATTATCGTGTACTTTCCGGCACAACCTTCTTAAATAATAACATCAAAAAGGGTAGTTTTCAAATGTTGCGGTCTTTAGAATATTAAGACCGTACACGCCAACATAATTGTGTTTCCCTTATTTCATatgcaacaaaacaaagaaaataacaacaacaaagcaatacaaaagTATAATACCCGCCTTAAGTATTTAAGTGTGATATTTTTGGCAAACATGTAACAATGAATGGCCTCTTTCTGACATGAAAAACATAGAAAACCCAATAAGTATGTTGTACTTGTGTGTGCAGATTGCTGAAAGACAGGGAGACCCCATCTTAGTAAGTACAAATATTGCCCATCTTACTGTGTGAGCGCGAGATGTGTTGACAGACAAGAGAAAACCTGTCATgcctatttgtgaccctccaccacgaaatgagtcgcatgtcacctcgcgcggttctgcgctaggcttgatataagtccggagagtgtctggtaacagtgtgagggtcaccttagtcacaggcttataactcaaacagtttttgctcttttctaaaacgggtttcaccactggatagagcataaaaaactctttaggaaaatgtaaaaatatgaaaatcatgcaaaggtgacatgcgactcatttcgtggtggagggtcacatttgagtAAAACAGGTGTTGACAGATGGTGGGAATCCCGCCTTCCCTGTTTACGCATTAAGGTTGTTGACAGAAACGGAAATAAAACCCACCATTCGATAATTTGAGCCTGAAGGTTGTTGACAGACAGAAGGAAACCTTTCCTTTTTGAGCAAAAAGGTTGTTGGTAGACGGAAGAAAGCCCTATCTTTCCTATTTCTAGcgcaaagagagacagataaagaaATAGAGAAAAGAGAGTGAgaccaagagagagaaagaaagagtgagagagagagactcagactcagactcagaactttatttctaactagaggaatacccgcttcgccgggtagccggcttcgccgggatgaaatacttagagccgtacgccggctttgccgggtccgaacaatggacccgccaagcttaggtccctcccagattcgtggaatgggaacagcacgaaaatgattcagtggccataatgccattcctgaccatatcgagtcccatccttgtcgacgaatgtaaccgtgttaatcacctttggaggcgaactccactcaaacaggattgagcaatttagagcttatctctaagcccttttgaactgttatggcttctcaaaggaaggccagtacatacaaatatacaaaagccgccagaccacaccacaaacagaactgaacaatccacaggtgttgcccacatagagagagagacacacacacacacacacaaacacagagaagccgtatatatagagagatagatgacagtgtatttttcgcgtggctataaattgattcgacctttgcacttttacagtgagaataatttacgggtccaatttacgttctggacactgcggtgaccttctaaaaatagtaacaaaacgccgggaatatccgacgatgccccctcatactatagtgcaccatacgaaggaagggaggtaaacgctgaaaacatggagaagataaggaagagttactgggaatggtgaaatgaacagaaaacccaaaatcggttcagcgctgcgcgctgagagcacgtgttgaaatatctcatcgatgatattgtgtccggggtgtagctgaatacggtgtccaaatttgaaaaagatccaccgagaactttggcgttgtgatgtggtgtagcggctttggtgtgtcggtatgggggccagctgaggtggaaccaaattcggttcagcgctgcgcgctgagagcacgtgttgaaatatctcatcgatcaggttaaggttgtgtccggggtctctgtgaataagcccaccaaatttgaagcagatccatcgagaactttggccgtgcatcgcgaagacacaaacacacagacaaacagacacaagtcgtatatatatatagaaggataaaggttttaggcaaagcctattcttccaacctgtcctttatacaacacataacgacagacgcacattaaaaataaaaatcaagagagagagagagagagagagagagagaaagagagagagagagagagagagagagagacatagagagagagagagaaaggagagagagagagagggagagagagagagagagagagagagagagaaaagggaaagacagagagaaaggagagacagagagagagagagagacacagagagaaagagaaagagagagagagagagagagggagagagagacaaataaataCATAGACAgaatagagagagcgagatagagagagagagagagagagagagaaagagagagagatagagagaaaggagagagagagagagagagagagagagagagagagagagagagagagagagagagaaaggaaaacagagagaaaggagagagagagagagagagagagagagacaggcagacagacagacagacagacagacagacagacagagaaagaaatagagagaaaagacagagagagacagagacagagatatcgaaagaaagagagaggagtgaggggggagggggggggggggaggcgagGTCGGCTGGAGAATAACGCGAAGAACATGCACTCAATAACGCACTCAAACATAATTTAGTTCCTGAATCAAGCAGTTTAAAATTGGGGAGCATCAGCTTGGCAACAGTAATCGTCTGGTGTGCGAATTGTGGATAAGTACATGTTCCGTTCGTGGTAAAGGTTAGTGTATTCCAGTACGCCTATGTTACAAATGTTACACATCATGTAGGGTTGGCGATActatacgagagagagagagagagagagagagagaaaaagacagacagacagacagacagacagacagatagacagacagacagacagacagacagacagacagacagacagacagacagacagacagacagacagacagacagagacagagaaagaaatatagagaaaagagagagagatggatagagagagagagaatgccccATTCTATAAAGCTTTGTACCAAACGTGTGACATTCATCGTGAACATTAAAAGTGTCTCAATAGGTTGTTTCTATGATTTATGGTAAAGATATAGACATAAGCCACGGTGCCATTCTAAAGAAAACACAAGTTTATACCTTTTTGGGATACGAGGGGTGATCTGAAAGTTGTTTTACATCATTCATGTTTAACGTAAGGTTGGATCCAAACACactagataaat contains:
- the LOC138980182 gene encoding uncharacterized protein; its protein translation is MTQLAMFALCLTAVVADEYNKDSTYFDQQPQNHPRSWRLNGNHEGQGRGQGRGWSGGCSGYGFPGFRWLNGYPWGGFGGFAHEGFRRFPIVGFTGFPFEGYSGFTCGVAGGFPISGSGSFPMGGNGQFPISGSGVFPISGSGGFPSGEGAGGFPITGGSGEFPISGSGVFEFDVVSTTDSSADV